Within Verrucomicrobiota bacterium, the genomic segment GGATTGATATAAGCTATCTGGCTAATAAAGGCATACCTCTGCAGCACCTCTTGGTTTTGATCTACCAAACCCGCACTAAGCAAAGCATCGAGTGCTAGACTCTCTTTAATGCGCTGGTAGAGAATAAGTTGATTGTACACTTTCACCACTGCGCGTTCATAAGCACTACGTAACTGTGATTCTTTCTCCAAAGGTTTCTTAGCCGCTTGTTCTACCTTAAGCCAAAATGGTTTGATTTCATTGAAAGCGAAATACTTCTTACCACCTTCTTGTTTCACCTCTATCAGGCCAAGAACGTCTTTGTGATCGATACGAAATACCTTCAACTCATCAGCTTCTTCTGGCTTTGTAAGCATCAATACAAGCCAATGAATCGCTCTCATATCTATTCCTTGCTGCGACTCTCTCAGCTTCTGCTTACCACTTAGAATGAGTAAGCCGTTCCTTGCCACAGTATCCATAGGTTTGATGCGTCCGTTGACCAGTACAGGGGTTTCTGCAAGATCATTTACTGGAAATAAATTTATATCTTCTTTAGGAGGAAGCGCCTGCTTTGCTAGAACCAAAATCCCTAAGAAAAAAGCCACCCAACTCCACCTTATTTTACCCAAAAGACTGTGAAAACTCATGAACTCAAAACTCCCACTGCAACACGTTTAGCTAATAAATGCTTCCAAAGACTTAATCCAAATTGGATAAACATACCTAGCGCCATCATAGTGCAGGCTACATAGGGCATAGCGGCACCTGGATTTTTAACTACCAGCAGAATAGAAGTTTTATCCTCGTTAGCAAAACTCGCTTGGTAGAAAGTCTCTCCCTGATAACGCAGTGGATGATTCATATAAATGAGGGTATCCATCTCCACTCCATTTATTTCATCCTCTAGATACACCTTACTAGAAAAATTCTTAGGGATATCTGAACCGGCATAGAGATCATGAGAAAAATCCTTCAAATGAATCTTATATCCATGATAAAAACGAGTTGGTCTCATCAAAATTTCCCATTCACCCCCATTGATGGCAATCTTTTGTGGCTCCTTGATATAAGCGGAAGCAAGCCATGTTCCCTTCGTCACCGTGCCTTCTATCAATTCAAAGGAAACGGAAGGCATATTTTTTTCATCAACTTTCTTTGCTGCCGGCCATTTCTCAAAATCAACAAATCGGCTTAGACCCTTTCTTTCTAATCGACTTATCTGGGCATCCTCTCTTTGTTGGACACGAGAATTTTTTGCATAGCGATGAACCAGTATTTTAAAAGGAACTTCATCATTCGTGTAAAACTCTCCTGCTTTTAGTAGAGATTCTGGAACCGAAAAAACGAGATCAAATTCAGGATCTGTTTTATTGACTAATACCAACTCATGATCGCGTTGGCTTTCCGAGTAATCCTGATAACCTCCTTCATCAATCGACATATAGCTCTCACGACTAAGAAGATCTGTTATCAACATCCCCAATAACAGAATAATTAGCCCTACATGCATCATAAGAATACCAGACTTCCTCCCAGTCCATTTATAATGTGTAAAGAGAACAACAAAAAGATTGATAAGTAATAACCCGCCTATGAGATACCCCCCCGGAAGCACAGGAAATAATTTTCTGCCATCCGAATCTTCCATGAACACCAGAAAACTTTGAAAGTATTTTCTCTGTGCCTCATAAATTCCCAAATTAATTTGATCCAGCGTTCCGACAAAGACAAGCAATGCAGCAAAAGCTAAACAACCTACAGTTAACTTTAAGGATGAAAAAATTTTCAGCATATTTTGAAGCCACATAGTTCTATTCATTTTTAATCTCTAACCTTCTATGGATTCTACAAATTGCGTGAAGACTTCTTTTTGGGTTTGCACATCTTTTGCCCCACCGGACATTTTATAAAACCAAGTCTTCCCTTCTTTCATAAAAAAATACACCAATACACTTTGTCCAGATTGTTCCCCAGAGCCATGAATCTCTACAAAATTCAGTACGGATTTTCCTAACTGCACTCGTTGGACAATATTGTTCAGATCACTATCTACTGCGGGAGGAAGCCCCATTTGGCGACGCCAGCGATTCACATTAGCAAATACACCACCAACATCCCCGGGGAATGCCGTAATAGTTGCTTGAGCATCAACACCTGTATCATACGCTGCCAATACCAGCTGTGAGGCGGGCACCTGCTTCCATCCATTTGGCAAGGCAGACACTTCAAAAGTAACTTCTTTATCAGAAGAGTACGGCTCAGTTTTTTTTTCATGCTGAGTCACAGCATCTTTAGGCGCCTTGTACACGCTTATTTCATCGCGGCTACAGGACGTAGAAAGACAAAAGAAAAAACAACCAAGAATGGATACCTGTATCGTCGCTCTCATCAAACACTCCATATTATACGCTTGCCAAGGCAAGTAGATTGGGAATATCTACTTGCCCGAAACAAAAGGTTTGGCAATAACCTAAGCAGGAACCTCTTTAGCCGCGTCTTTCATTACGGTAGCTAAAGTAACGTAAGTCTCCGTCCAAGCAGCTTTTAGCTCGTCATTCCAGGCATCTCCTAGACCTTTTTCTAAAGTCCAAAGAAGTGATGCCCCAACTACATCGTAGTGTTCATCTTTCACACCATAACCAAGATGACGCTTACCCATATCCTGAACTGCCTCTACAATAGTATCTAATTTCGTCAGTCCATTTACTGCCACCGTAATCATGGTCATAAGCTTCTTACCCTGTTCTTTCATATCCCCCTTAAAAAGAGCTTTTACTTCGGGTGCAACTTCGAAAAGTCTCCCATAAAATAACTCTGCTGCTGTTTCTTGAATTGGAATCACTTTTGCCCATGAATCCTGGACAAGTTGAATTTGTTCTTCTGTCATATTTGTGCCTTTCTTTTATCAATTAGTTGAAATTTTTATTATATAGTCCACTGCTGCAATCAATTCTGCATCCGTCAATTCTTCAAAGCCCCCGCGCGCTGGCATTTCAGTGCTTAATGTCTCAAACCCATGAATTGTATGCTTGAGCA encodes:
- a CDS encoding cytochrome c biogenesis protein ResB, with the translated sequence MNRTMWLQNMLKIFSSLKLTVGCLAFAALLVFVGTLDQINLGIYEAQRKYFQSFLVFMEDSDGRKLFPVLPGGYLIGGLLLINLFVVLFTHYKWTGRKSGILMMHVGLIILLLGMLITDLLSRESYMSIDEGGYQDYSESQRDHELVLVNKTDPEFDLVFSVPESLLKAGEFYTNDEVPFKILVHRYAKNSRVQQREDAQISRLERKGLSRFVDFEKWPAAKKVDEKNMPSVSFELIEGTVTKGTWLASAYIKEPQKIAINGGEWEILMRPTRFYHGYKIHLKDFSHDLYAGSDIPKNFSSKVYLEDEINGVEMDTLIYMNHPLRYQGETFYQASFANEDKTSILLVVKNPGAAMPYVACTMMALGMFIQFGLSLWKHLLAKRVAVGVLSS
- a CDS encoding globin family protein, translating into MTEEQIQLVQDSWAKVIPIQETAAELFYGRLFEVAPEVKALFKGDMKEQGKKLMTMITVAVNGLTKLDTIVEAVQDMGKRHLGYGVKDEHYDVVGASLLWTLEKGLGDAWNDELKAAWTETYVTLATVMKDAAKEVPA